Proteins encoded within one genomic window of Phototrophicus methaneseepsis:
- a CDS encoding complex I subunit 4 family protein — translation MENAGLLTTIVLFLPMVGLTVLLFLNGKTQVEQIKWTTFGFTILTFIASLVMWGAFDNSVSGLQMVHQWEWLNIQIGEQQVHSVYYVGVDGLSMLLVLLTTFIMPIAVLASFSMHVLEERGRQKLYYGFLLLLEWAMLGVFFIQDLIIFYVFWEVTLVPMYFLIGIWGAERRVYAAVKFFLYTMAGSILMLIAILYVANVTGTFLLPEILQQVQANPHLWDEWGGAASASSVTGAMLFFGFFIAFAIKVPIFPFHSWLPDAHVQAPTTGSVILAGVLLKMGTYGLVRFNLQMFPEQSVQFAPLIAGLGVIGIIYGAWVSYAQTDVKKLVAYTSISHLGFVVLGIFALNSQGIQGATLQMVNHGISTGGLFLVVGIMYERYHTKAMDAYGGIWRIAPTFGAVALVISLSSMGLPGLNGFIGEFTILLGSLGSTYLGFFFTLFSTLGVIMAAIYILYMFQHVFMGDLKVPHGEDAGTFSLNLKWNEIAVLVPILVMIFWIGLQPGGFFDVMNASTNELVAHVESANVEVLDANPIDTNAEFAYVGEAATSESAE, via the coding sequence ATGGAAAATGCAGGTTTGCTAACAACAATCGTTCTCTTCCTACCGATGGTAGGGTTGACGGTTCTGTTGTTCCTAAATGGCAAAACCCAGGTCGAACAGATTAAATGGACGACCTTCGGGTTTACTATCCTTACATTTATCGCTTCTCTCGTCATGTGGGGGGCATTTGATAACAGCGTCTCTGGGTTGCAGATGGTGCACCAGTGGGAATGGCTGAATATCCAGATTGGCGAGCAGCAGGTTCACTCTGTTTATTACGTCGGTGTGGATGGCCTGAGTATGCTCCTGGTCCTCCTGACAACGTTCATCATGCCGATTGCAGTGCTGGCTTCCTTCAGCATGCATGTGCTAGAAGAACGTGGCCGCCAGAAGCTGTACTATGGTTTCTTGCTCCTGCTGGAATGGGCCATGCTCGGTGTGTTCTTCATCCAGGACCTGATCATCTTCTATGTCTTCTGGGAAGTCACGCTGGTGCCGATGTACTTCTTGATTGGCATTTGGGGCGCGGAACGCCGTGTTTATGCGGCGGTGAAGTTCTTCCTGTATACGATGGCTGGCTCAATCCTGATGTTGATCGCCATCCTGTACGTGGCGAATGTGACAGGGACGTTCTTGTTGCCGGAAATTCTCCAGCAGGTGCAGGCGAACCCGCACCTGTGGGATGAATGGGGCGGGGCGGCTTCTGCCAGTAGTGTGACGGGGGCCATGCTGTTCTTCGGCTTCTTTATCGCCTTTGCGATCAAAGTGCCGATCTTCCCCTTCCACAGTTGGCTGCCAGATGCCCACGTGCAAGCACCGACAACAGGGTCCGTTATCCTTGCGGGCGTCCTGCTGAAAATGGGTACTTACGGCTTGGTTCGCTTTAACCTGCAGATGTTCCCGGAACAGAGCGTTCAATTTGCACCGCTGATCGCGGGTTTGGGCGTCATCGGCATCATTTATGGTGCATGGGTGAGTTATGCTCAGACGGACGTCAAGAAGCTGGTCGCTTATACCTCTATCAGCCACCTTGGCTTCGTGGTCCTCGGTATCTTCGCCCTGAACAGCCAGGGTATCCAGGGCGCAACGCTCCAGATGGTCAACCACGGCATTAGCACCGGCGGCCTCTTCCTTGTCGTCGGTATTATGTACGAACGCTATCACACCAAAGCTATGGATGCTTACGGCGGTATCTGGCGTATTGCCCCGACGTTTGGCGCGGTCGCGCTGGTGATCTCGCTCAGTAGTATGGGCCTGCCGGGTCTGAACGGCTTCATTGGTGAGTTTACAATTCTGCTTGGCTCGCTTGGCAGCACGTACCTGGGCTTTTTCTTCACCTTGTTCTCAACGCTCGGCGTGATCATGGCAGCCATCTATATCCTGTATATGTTCCAGCACGTCTTCATGGGCGATCTTAAAGTCCCGCACGGCGAAGATGCAGGGACCTTCAGCTTAAACTTGAAGTGGAACGAAATCGCTGTGCTGGTCCCGATCCTGGTGATGATCTTCTGGATTGGTTTGCAACCGGGTGGTTTCTTCGATGTGATGAATGCCAGTACCAACGAATTAGTCGCACATGTTGAATCGGCTAATGTGGAAGTGCTGGATGCGAACCCCATTGATACCAATGCAGAGTTCGCTTATGTCGGTGAAGCAGCAACCAGCGAATCCGCTGAGTAA
- a CDS encoding NADH-quinone oxidoreductase subunit N, giving the protein MFESPTLQTLTDYNIWVAMPAIMLAFGTMFLLVIDVLLPEERKHWTPILALCGVVASFIATLLTYSPEQTTTFGGMFIADPFTGFLNIVVLLTVFIGILLSTDYLHRTHTEHGEYYILLLMSATGAMFMVGANDLIIIFIGLELLSIPLYVLAAFRVTYIEDRDALSVLKSEEGGVKYFILGAFSSAFLVYGSALIYGATGTTNLQEIFAAVGPILDTATQNSGALLLLVGTGLALVGLGFKVGAVPFHMWTPDVYEGAPTPITAYMSVAAKVGGFAALLRLLVVGLSGFSLEAGVDPATWQSAVQVIAILTLIIGNFVALSQTNVKRLLAYSSIAHAGYILTAVAAVGSAGLVNGVVTAAVQGVLVYLLAYAFTNLGAFGVVLAIENDDGTGTDLDDFNGLFNSRPLLATAMAIFMFSLAGIPLTAGFVGKWLVFSAAVQAGLIPLAIIGVLTSVVSAFYYVRIIVNMFLKTEDAGAPAVGESTGVRYAIYASMAGVLILGIAVPLVTNLVSMVHLI; this is encoded by the coding sequence ATGTTTGAGTCACCGACGTTACAAACACTGACTGATTACAATATCTGGGTTGCAATGCCAGCGATCATGCTGGCATTCGGCACCATGTTCTTGCTGGTCATCGACGTGTTGTTACCAGAAGAACGCAAGCACTGGACGCCAATCCTGGCCCTGTGCGGTGTCGTTGCCAGCTTCATAGCAACCCTGCTGACGTATAGTCCGGAGCAAACGACCACTTTTGGCGGCATGTTCATTGCCGATCCCTTTACAGGGTTCCTGAATATCGTGGTCTTGCTGACGGTCTTTATCGGTATTTTGTTGAGTACGGATTATTTACATCGCACACATACTGAACACGGCGAATACTACATTCTGCTGCTCATGAGCGCGACAGGTGCCATGTTCATGGTGGGTGCAAATGACTTGATTATCATCTTTATCGGTCTGGAACTGCTCAGTATCCCGCTGTATGTGCTAGCGGCTTTCCGCGTGACGTACATTGAAGACCGCGACGCGCTCTCTGTGCTTAAGAGTGAAGAAGGCGGCGTGAAGTATTTCATCTTGGGTGCGTTCTCCAGCGCATTCCTGGTGTACGGCTCGGCACTGATCTATGGGGCGACGGGTACGACCAACTTACAGGAGATATTCGCTGCAGTTGGGCCGATTCTGGATACAGCTACGCAGAACTCCGGCGCGCTCCTACTGCTGGTCGGTACGGGGCTTGCACTGGTCGGCCTGGGCTTTAAAGTGGGCGCAGTCCCATTCCATATGTGGACGCCAGACGTCTACGAAGGCGCACCGACGCCGATTACAGCTTATATGAGCGTGGCGGCAAAGGTGGGTGGTTTCGCGGCGCTGCTGCGCCTGCTGGTGGTTGGCCTCTCTGGCTTTAGCCTGGAAGCAGGTGTGGACCCGGCAACATGGCAGAGTGCCGTCCAGGTGATTGCTATCCTGACGCTGATTATCGGTAACTTCGTCGCGCTGTCACAAACCAACGTCAAGCGTTTGCTGGCCTATTCATCAATTGCACATGCAGGTTATATCCTGACTGCGGTTGCTGCCGTCGGTTCAGCGGGCTTGGTCAATGGCGTTGTGACTGCAGCCGTGCAGGGTGTGCTTGTGTACCTGCTGGCTTATGCCTTTACGAATCTTGGGGCCTTCGGCGTTGTCCTCGCCATTGAAAATGACGATGGCACAGGGACAGACCTGGATGACTTCAACGGGTTGTTTAACAGCCGCCCCTTGCTGGCGACCGCGATGGCGATCTTCATGTTCAGCTTAGCGGGTATCCCCCTGACGGCTGGTTTCGTTGGTAAATGGCTGGTCTTCAGCGCAGCGGTTCAGGCTGGTTTGATCCCGCTGGCGATCATCGGCGTTTTGACGAGTGTCGTCAGTGCATTCTACTATGTGCGCATCATCGTCAATATGTTCCTGAAGACAGAAGATGCGGGTGCGCCGGCTGTCGGCGAATCCACAGGTGTCCGCTATGCGATCTATGCCTCAATGGCAGGGGTGCTTATCCTTGGTATTGCGGTACCGCTTGTGACGAACCTTGTCAGTATGGTGCATCTCATCTAG
- a CDS encoding DMT family transporter, which yields MQNAQRLGFITVLISAAGFAFLPTITRGLYQVSDLEALDIGLWRFILATPLIWVLLQFWRPARLSHRTQAQRIKLLLSGVLFAGAAMTSFIGLKYITASIFIVLFFTYPAMVVLLSVLLGRRLALNAWIALGLTLLGVFLTVPDFSQLSADATLGVVFALLNAFIVAVYFLVVERLMKDAAVFGTAYVITGALLTLLVLLPFEGLQMPSNSQTWIYLLLLATLCTVVPIFMMNYGIQLIGPERASIISSAEPIMAMIVALIVLGEVILPAQWLGAVCIVAGVFVLQFTPGRSNRVQVVEPLS from the coding sequence ATGCAAAACGCGCAGCGTTTGGGCTTCATCACTGTGCTGATTTCGGCTGCTGGCTTCGCTTTCTTGCCCACGATTACACGCGGCCTTTATCAAGTATCTGATCTGGAAGCGCTGGATATTGGTCTCTGGCGCTTTATCCTGGCGACACCGCTGATTTGGGTTCTGTTGCAGTTCTGGCGGCCTGCGCGCCTGTCGCACCGCACTCAGGCCCAGCGCATAAAGCTGTTACTCAGCGGTGTGTTGTTTGCCGGGGCTGCGATGACCAGCTTCATTGGCCTGAAATATATCACGGCCAGCATCTTTATCGTCTTGTTCTTCACATATCCTGCAATGGTCGTCCTGCTGAGCGTTTTGTTGGGGCGGCGTCTGGCGCTCAATGCATGGATTGCGCTTGGGCTGACGCTGTTGGGCGTCTTCCTGACAGTGCCGGATTTCAGCCAGTTAAGTGCGGATGCCACCCTGGGTGTGGTCTTTGCGTTGTTAAATGCTTTCATTGTCGCTGTCTATTTCCTCGTGGTGGAGCGCCTCATGAAAGATGCGGCTGTTTTCGGTACGGCGTATGTCATTACAGGGGCTTTACTGACACTGCTGGTGCTGCTGCCGTTCGAAGGGCTGCAAATGCCCTCTAATTCCCAAACGTGGATTTATCTGCTCCTGCTCGCCACCTTATGCACAGTCGTGCCGATTTTTATGATGAACTATGGCATACAGCTTATTGGGCCGGAGCGTGCCAGTATTATTAGCTCTGCGGAGCCGATTATGGCGATGATTGTAGCGCTCATTGTATTAGGGGAAGTGATTTTGCCTGCGCAGTGGTTGGGGGCCGTCTGTATCGTTGCGGGTGTATTCGTCTTGCAGTTTACACCGGGCCGTAGCAATCGCGTGCAGGTCGTTGAGCCGTTGTCCTGA
- a CDS encoding MarR family winged helix-turn-helix transcriptional regulator, protein MLRFDGSVWCNLDIALRNTDQLFRRAIRPLGLTVIEWYVMRALFEQDGQHASELARAVGRAATSFTPNLDKLQDKGMIERRPDPGDRRAVRIYLTAEGDSHREEIMNAAEEVDAQIANHFSPEEFDIFQEVLDVLQTLELD, encoded by the coding sequence ATGCTTCGCTTCGATGGGTCAGTCTGGTGCAACCTGGATATTGCCCTTCGCAATACGGATCAACTCTTCCGCCGGGCTATCCGTCCACTGGGGTTGACGGTCATCGAATGGTATGTCATGCGCGCTCTGTTTGAGCAGGACGGGCAGCATGCCAGTGAACTAGCTCGTGCGGTTGGTCGTGCTGCAACTTCTTTCACCCCCAATCTGGATAAACTTCAGGATAAGGGTATGATCGAGCGCCGTCCTGATCCTGGTGATCGTCGCGCTGTCCGCATCTATCTGACCGCTGAAGGGGATTCCCACCGCGAAGAAATCATGAACGCGGCTGAAGAAGTTGACGCTCAGATCGCCAATCACTTCTCCCCGGAAGAATTCGATATCTTCCAAGAAGTACTGGACGTCTTACAGACATTGGAGTTGGACTAG
- a CDS encoding O-acetyl-ADP-ribose deacetylase: MSCQQIKQTRIELVQGDITLQEVDAIVNAANNSLLGGGGVDGAIHRAAGPQLLAECRTLKGCDTGDAKLTKGYRLAARHVIHTVGPVYGTPNAPQLLASAYRRSMEVAAENNIRTIAFPAISTGVYGYPLAEAAPIAIHTVIDSVKNGLEIDLVRFVLFTSNAQDAFKRALEDIAAHYDDLVPCD, encoded by the coding sequence ATGAGCTGCCAGCAAATCAAACAGACGCGTATCGAATTGGTGCAGGGCGATATTACGCTTCAAGAAGTGGATGCGATTGTCAACGCGGCGAATAACTCGTTATTAGGTGGGGGCGGTGTCGATGGGGCGATCCATCGTGCAGCAGGCCCGCAGCTTTTAGCTGAGTGCCGCACCTTAAAGGGCTGCGATACAGGCGATGCCAAGTTGACAAAGGGGTATCGATTAGCGGCCCGCCATGTGATCCATACCGTCGGCCCTGTCTATGGGACACCAAACGCCCCGCAGTTGCTTGCAAGTGCATACCGTCGCAGTATGGAGGTTGCCGCGGAAAATAATATCCGCACAATCGCATTCCCTGCAATCAGCACAGGCGTCTACGGCTACCCCCTGGCAGAGGCAGCCCCTATTGCTATCCACACCGTTATTGACAGCGTCAAGAATGGATTAGAAATCGACCTTGTACGCTTCGTGCTCTTCACATCCAATGCCCAGGATGCGTTTAAAAGGGCCCTGGAAGACATCGCCGCTCACTACGATGACCTCGTACCCTGTGACTGA
- a CDS encoding YbaK/EbsC family protein codes for MQPLTPDDVRLALDAANLGLTIRHFDDSTATSELAAEAIGCVVGQIAKSICILVDGVPILVVASGDQQVDDRKIATMFEVGRKKVKLAKPDQCIEIYGYAPGGVPPVGHRTPNIPIYLDQTLKRYETVYAAAGSPNDNFGMTIEQLETLTGGTWADVSKA; via the coding sequence ATGCAACCATTGACGCCCGATGATGTGCGTTTGGCGCTGGATGCCGCCAACCTCGGACTCACGATTCGCCACTTTGATGATTCAACTGCCACCTCAGAATTGGCCGCAGAAGCGATTGGTTGTGTCGTCGGCCAGATTGCTAAAAGCATCTGTATTCTGGTCGATGGGGTGCCGATTCTCGTCGTTGCCAGCGGCGACCAGCAAGTCGATGACCGCAAAATTGCGACGATGTTTGAGGTCGGACGCAAAAAGGTCAAGCTTGCGAAGCCTGACCAATGCATAGAAATCTATGGTTATGCGCCGGGAGGTGTGCCGCCAGTGGGGCACCGCACCCCGAATATCCCCATTTATCTGGATCAAACACTCAAGCGTTATGAAACCGTCTACGCGGCGGCTGGTTCGCCGAACGATAACTTCGGCATGACGATTGAGCAGCTCGAAACCCTGACCGGTGGCACCTGGGCTGATGTGTCTAAGGCGTAG
- the mfd gene encoding transcription-repair coupling factor → MPYDQNVASGNVMQLTGLIERLRTSTVYQQLLADLQQKSAHHRPIIRSARPYVLGALARDWQGPIIYLTARGRRVHTVAEQLPVWVDGEAQIHRFAEPTPMFYDRLAWDRAVIRERLSTLHALLDDSETTPPIVIASARALMQRTLPPHQFRKHSQHIRVGQRYRLDALVEDWVHHGYEPVTMVVEPGTFTRRGGLLDIYPVNASAPVRLDFFDDEIDTLRLFDPATQRSTDHIDTITIIPAREALPLSAPPLATHLAPWFSSLTRDDDDLHTAVQDADSLASGAAFGFLEHYLPYLVDAPVSLLDYAPPDALIIVEDIDELRDVVQELEEEAAQNRENNIATQQIAPDHPLPYVDWETLAADIDLRNVLHFSLNQPIEDLVQERWFTPGERFGGQLRNVLSYVRDRRQKEESIIVVTQQVDRVIELWQEQDTAFAPRLDTITEPIDQRNLVFVPGSLTEGWTFIASEHPLHLLTDAEVFNWSRPEPRRRTTNQARRGKSPESDYNDWEQGDYVVHVDYGIGRFMGLRTRTVEGNEREYLLIEYDGTDLLFVPIHQSDRLTRFIGPDEAPPKLNKLGKPDVWVKARGKAQKAAEEEARELLEIYARRASTSGHHYKPDTPWQHELEASFPYVETEDQLRVLREIKRDMESAMPMDRLVCGDVGYGKTEVALRAAFKAVMDGRQVAILVPTTVLADQHYHTFSERMAPFPVRVEVISRFRTKAEQNKIIDDLARGDVDIIIGTHRLLSEDIQLKNLGLIIIDEEQRFGVKHKEHFKKLRSEVDILTLTATPIPRTLYMSLSGVRDISMIQTPPEERLPVVTHVGPFDPKLTRQAILRELDRGGQVFIIHNRVRSIQAAKERFESIVPEASIVVAHGQMSGPLLEGVISAFSKGEYDILLATSIIENGIDMPNVNTLIVDRAEWFGVSQLYQIRGRVGRGAQQAYAYLFHAGGNRLTEEARTRLETMAEHSQLGAGFQIAVRDLELRGAGDILSTRQTGHVASVGLQLYTQLLQQAVSRLKGEEDTGPKPTYEQERIIIDLPVPAYIPNDWIPEMALRLQLYRRIGSLQTQLDVDEMTQELSDRFGALPPAVEGLLYQIRVKLLAQDINATSVIKPREHLLIKLPWLTAIDRQALSLELGEDVEVSRTAVELTFTPGIWRERLLDILESLKEGLPEQIGI, encoded by the coding sequence ATGCCCTATGATCAAAACGTAGCTTCAGGGAATGTCATGCAGCTTACTGGCCTGATCGAACGTCTGCGTACCAGTACGGTCTATCAACAGCTCTTAGCCGATCTACAACAGAAAAGTGCTCACCACCGGCCCATTATCCGCAGCGCGCGCCCTTACGTGCTGGGTGCGCTGGCGCGCGATTGGCAGGGCCCTATTATCTACCTGACGGCACGCGGACGGCGTGTTCATACGGTAGCGGAGCAGCTCCCCGTCTGGGTAGATGGCGAAGCACAGATACACCGCTTTGCAGAGCCAACGCCCATGTTCTATGATCGCCTGGCCTGGGATCGCGCTGTGATCCGTGAGCGCTTAAGCACGCTGCACGCCCTCCTTGATGATAGTGAAACAACACCGCCGATTGTCATTGCGTCGGCAAGGGCCTTGATGCAGCGGACGCTGCCACCACATCAATTCCGCAAGCACAGCCAGCATATCCGTGTCGGGCAGCGTTATCGGCTGGATGCGCTGGTCGAAGACTGGGTGCATCATGGTTACGAACCCGTCACTATGGTTGTGGAACCGGGCACCTTCACACGGCGCGGCGGCTTGCTCGATATTTACCCGGTGAATGCATCTGCACCTGTGCGGCTGGACTTCTTCGATGATGAAATTGATACGCTGCGCTTGTTCGACCCGGCCACACAGCGTTCTACAGATCATATCGACACAATAACGATCATCCCGGCCAGAGAGGCCCTACCCCTGAGTGCACCACCCTTGGCGACGCACCTGGCCCCCTGGTTCAGCAGCCTGACGCGTGATGACGATGATCTGCATACCGCTGTACAAGATGCGGATTCCCTGGCAAGCGGGGCGGCTTTCGGCTTCCTGGAGCATTATCTGCCTTATCTGGTCGATGCTCCGGTCAGCCTTCTCGATTACGCCCCGCCGGATGCACTCATCATCGTAGAAGATATTGATGAACTGCGCGATGTGGTGCAGGAACTGGAAGAAGAAGCGGCCCAGAACCGCGAGAATAACATCGCCACGCAGCAGATCGCCCCTGATCACCCACTCCCTTATGTCGATTGGGAGACCTTAGCAGCAGATATTGATCTACGTAACGTGCTGCACTTCAGCCTGAACCAGCCCATAGAGGATCTTGTTCAGGAGCGATGGTTTACGCCGGGTGAGCGCTTCGGTGGGCAGTTGCGCAACGTCTTATCGTATGTGCGCGACCGCCGCCAAAAAGAAGAGAGCATCATCGTTGTCACACAACAAGTTGACCGCGTCATTGAATTGTGGCAGGAACAAGATACCGCCTTCGCACCAAGGCTGGACACCATCACAGAGCCTATCGATCAGCGCAATCTGGTCTTTGTGCCCGGTTCCCTGACGGAAGGTTGGACATTTATCGCCAGTGAACACCCTCTGCATCTGCTGACGGATGCTGAAGTCTTCAACTGGTCCCGGCCAGAGCCTCGCCGTAGGACGACCAACCAAGCACGGCGTGGTAAATCCCCGGAAAGCGACTATAACGACTGGGAACAGGGCGATTATGTCGTGCATGTGGACTACGGCATCGGGCGATTTATGGGCCTGCGGACGCGCACGGTCGAAGGCAACGAACGCGAATATCTGCTAATCGAATACGATGGCACTGATTTGCTCTTCGTACCGATTCACCAGTCGGACCGTCTCACACGATTCATCGGGCCGGATGAAGCACCGCCGAAGTTGAATAAGCTCGGCAAGCCAGACGTATGGGTCAAGGCGCGTGGTAAAGCGCAAAAGGCCGCCGAAGAAGAAGCGCGCGAATTGCTGGAAATCTATGCTCGGCGGGCGAGTACCAGCGGCCATCATTATAAGCCGGATACACCCTGGCAGCATGAGCTAGAAGCAAGCTTCCCCTATGTCGAGACGGAAGACCAACTGCGCGTGCTGAGAGAGATCAAGCGCGATATGGAAAGCGCCATGCCAATGGATCGCCTCGTCTGTGGTGATGTCGGCTATGGCAAGACGGAAGTCGCCCTACGAGCCGCCTTTAAGGCGGTTATGGATGGCCGACAAGTTGCTATCCTGGTACCAACGACCGTCTTAGCAGACCAGCACTATCACACATTTAGTGAACGTATGGCCCCTTTCCCGGTACGCGTAGAGGTGATTTCTCGCTTCCGCACCAAGGCCGAACAGAACAAAATCATCGATGACCTGGCGAGGGGCGATGTCGATATCATCATTGGCACCCATCGCCTACTGAGCGAAGACATCCAGCTTAAAAACCTGGGGCTGATTATCATCGACGAAGAACAACGATTCGGCGTGAAGCACAAAGAGCACTTCAAGAAACTGCGCTCAGAAGTCGATATTCTGACGTTGACAGCAACCCCTATCCCGCGCACGCTGTATATGAGCCTCTCCGGCGTCCGCGACATTAGCATGATTCAGACGCCGCCAGAAGAACGCTTGCCCGTGGTGACGCACGTCGGCCCCTTCGACCCTAAGCTGACGCGTCAGGCTATCTTAAGAGAGTTGGATCGTGGTGGGCAGGTTTTCATCATTCATAACCGCGTCCGGAGCATCCAGGCAGCCAAAGAACGCTTCGAAAGCATCGTACCAGAGGCCAGCATCGTCGTGGCACACGGCCAGATGAGCGGGCCTCTGCTGGAAGGCGTCATCAGCGCCTTTAGTAAGGGCGAATACGATATTCTGCTGGCAACAAGCATCATTGAAAATGGCATCGACATGCCGAACGTCAATACGCTGATTGTCGACCGTGCTGAGTGGTTCGGCGTCTCGCAGTTGTATCAGATACGCGGACGCGTCGGGCGTGGGGCACAACAAGCCTATGCCTACCTGTTCCACGCCGGGGGGAACCGCCTGACAGAAGAAGCCCGTACCCGCCTAGAGACCATGGCGGAGCATTCTCAACTGGGGGCAGGCTTCCAGATTGCTGTGCGCGACCTGGAATTACGCGGTGCGGGGGACATCCTCAGCACGCGCCAGACGGGGCACGTCGCCAGCGTCGGCTTGCAGCTTTATACACAACTCCTGCAGCAGGCCGTCAGCCGACTGAAAGGCGAAGAAGATACCGGGCCGAAGCCGACATACGAACAGGAACGCATCATCATCGACCTGCCCGTTCCGGCTTATATCCCCAATGACTGGATACCAGAGATGGCACTGCGCTTGCAGCTTTATCGCCGTATTGGCAGCCTGCAAACCCAACTCGATGTCGATGAAATGACGCAGGAGCTCAGCGACCGTTTCGGCGCGCTGCCGCCTGCTGTCGAGGGCTTACTGTATCAGATCCGTGTGAAGTTGCTGGCACAGGATATCAACGCAACCAGCGTCATCAAACCGCGCGAACATCTCCTCATCAAGCTGCCCTGGCTCACGGCAATTGACCGTCAAGCCCTTTCGCTGGAGCTTGGCGAAGATGTCGAAGTTTCTCGTACAGCCGTTGAACTGACGTTCACACCAGGTATCTGGCGTGAACGCCTACTAGATATCCTTGAATCGCTTAAAGAGGGATTGCCGGAGCAAATCGGGATATAA
- the pth gene encoding aminoacyl-tRNA hydrolase, with product MSDKYLIVGLGNPGRQYEKTRHNVGFWVIEELARRYQLTSNKSERKAITLDGVIKGKRVLLAMPQTYMNLSGEAVRALIDYYKVPIENFIVIHDDLDTPLGNLRLRKTGGHGGQNGIRNIILHLGTKDFARVRFGVGRPPGRMTAKDYVLQPFHGDDAILAEQVTARAADAVESWLVNGIDMTMSEFNGDINEPNTPPKPSPNEELKVAQRAHELSPQDPKPLDKLAKVYRRLRQLDESAEAYLKLAEVYANHGKPRQQVAAWEQAVAIRPALVEVQQEIANALEAQQNTKRAAQRWIKLAEYHQSEGQHTEANAALQEALRINPQHPKALSLQAELTNKETS from the coding sequence ATGAGCGATAAATATCTCATTGTGGGCCTGGGTAATCCGGGCCGCCAATATGAAAAAACGCGTCACAACGTCGGCTTCTGGGTGATTGAAGAATTGGCCCGTCGCTATCAGTTGACGTCCAACAAAAGCGAACGTAAAGCAATCACCCTGGATGGCGTCATCAAGGGGAAGCGTGTATTACTCGCGATGCCGCAGACCTATATGAACCTCAGCGGTGAAGCTGTGCGCGCCCTGATTGATTACTACAAGGTGCCCATAGAAAACTTCATCGTCATTCACGATGACCTGGATACGCCGCTCGGCAACCTGCGGCTGCGGAAGACAGGCGGGCACGGTGGGCAAAACGGCATCCGCAATATCATTTTGCACCTGGGGACGAAGGACTTCGCACGGGTGCGTTTTGGCGTCGGGCGCCCACCGGGCCGTATGACAGCCAAAGATTACGTTTTACAACCCTTCCACGGTGATGATGCCATACTTGCTGAACAGGTCACAGCCCGCGCTGCGGATGCTGTCGAATCCTGGCTGGTAAATGGCATTGATATGACTATGTCGGAGTTTAATGGCGACATCAACGAACCCAATACGCCACCCAAGCCGAGCCCTAATGAAGAATTGAAGGTCGCGCAGCGGGCGCATGAACTATCCCCTCAGGATCCCAAGCCGCTGGATAAGCTTGCGAAGGTCTATCGGCGGCTGCGCCAGCTCGATGAGTCAGCAGAAGCTTATCTCAAGCTGGCGGAAGTCTATGCCAACCATGGTAAGCCGCGCCAGCAGGTCGCCGCGTGGGAACAAGCTGTGGCGATACGCCCTGCACTGGTGGAGGTCCAGCAAGAGATCGCTAATGCGCTGGAAGCACAACAGAATACCAAGCGTGCCGCCCAGCGCTGGATCAAGCTTGCTGAATATCACCAGAGTGAGGGACAACATACTGAAGCCAATGCTGCCCTGCAAGAAGCACTCCGCATCAATCCTCAGCACCCAAAAGCGCTCTCGCTACAAGCTGAGCTGACGAACAAAGAAACGTCCTGA
- a CDS encoding metallophosphoesterase family protein, with protein MRIIAIPDIHTRADILPELAEPLQQADLVLLAGDMTNGGNRGLAAMQNVLDTVHQFNSQVYSVPGNMDNDDILQMTEGLGINIHRRHIIHEGVAICGLGGALPFAGPFVFTEGELAAYLEESIATIPEETPLILVSHQPPYGTICDQLSGGQHVGSHAVRAFIEAYQPLVCFSGHIHEAVGTDTIGQTVVINPGAYVQSQSYAYAEIVDGALITAEVRSKRASQP; from the coding sequence ATGCGAATCATCGCAATACCGGATATCCATACCAGAGCGGATATTTTGCCTGAACTCGCGGAGCCGCTCCAGCAAGCGGACCTCGTATTACTCGCTGGTGATATGACCAATGGTGGCAACCGAGGGCTGGCAGCAATGCAAAATGTGCTCGATACGGTTCACCAATTCAACAGCCAGGTTTACAGCGTGCCGGGTAATATGGACAATGACGATATTCTGCAGATGACCGAGGGCCTAGGGATAAACATCCACCGACGGCATATCATCCATGAGGGCGTGGCAATCTGTGGCCTTGGCGGCGCGCTGCCCTTCGCCGGGCCGTTTGTGTTTACGGAAGGCGAATTGGCCGCTTATCTAGAAGAGAGCATTGCTACAATCCCGGAAGAAACGCCCCTGATTCTGGTCAGCCACCAGCCGCCCTATGGTACAATTTGTGATCAGCTTAGCGGGGGACAGCACGTTGGCAGCCACGCCGTACGGGCTTTCATCGAAGCTTATCAGCCATTGGTCTGCTTCAGTGGGCATATTCACGAAGCGGTTGGTACAGATACAATAGGCCAGACTGTCGTCATCAATCCGGGGGCTTATGTACAATCCCAGTCTTATGCCTATGCAGAAATCGTTGATGGTGCGCTAATCACTGCGGAAGTTCGGTCAAAGCGCGCATCCCAACCCTAA